Genomic window (Hypnocyclicus thermotrophus):
GATAGCATATAATAATGGCTGGATTGGAAAAGAAAAAGTAGAAGAATTAGCAAAACCACTTATGAAAACACATTATGGTAAATATCTAATGGAATTAATTAGATAGTGAAGGAAAAGACATTACACGGAGAACACAAAGGTAAAGAAAAAGAACCACAAAGAAAAGCATAAAAAACTTAGAGGAACTTAATTTTTTCTTAGTGTACTTTGTGTAGAGTTTTAGGAGGTAAAATGAAAAAAATAGCATATGGGATAAGTAATTTTAAAACAATAATAGAAGATGGTTATTATTATGTAGATAAAACTAAATATATTGAGATGTTAGAAAATTTAAATGAAAGATATTTGATATTTTTAAGACCTAGAAGATTTGGGAAAAGTCTATTTATATCATTATTGGAATATTATTATGATATAAATTATAAAGAAAATAAGCTGTTTGATGAATTTTATATAGGAAATAATCCAACAAAATTAAAAAATAGTTATTATATATTGAAATTTAATTTTTCAGGAATAAATACAAAAATAGAAAAGGAGACATTAGAAGGATTTAGGACAAAAGTAATAAATGGAATAAAAGAATTTTTAATAAAAAATAAATTTAAAATGAAAATAGATGAAGAAAAAACTGCAACGGAAATAATGAGTACATTTTTAACAGAAGTAAGAGCTTTAATTGATGGAAAAATATATATATTAATAGATGAATATGACCATTTTGCCAATGAATTATTAGGTTTTAATTATAATTTTTATCAAAATTCAGTAAGCAGTAATGGATTTGTAAGGAAATTTTATGAAGTAATAAAAGATGGGACAGGAACTGGAATAGTAGATAGGTTATTTATAACAGGAGTAAGTCCAATAACATTAGATAGTATGACAAGTGGATTTAATATAGGTTCAGATATAACATTAGATTCAGATTTTAATGAGATGATGGGGTTTACAGAAGAAGAGGTAAAGAAATTAGCCAATGCAACAATAGAAAATTATGATATAGATGCTAATATAGATAGATTAAGAGACTATTACAATGGATATAAATTTAATAAAAAGTGTAAAAATAGAGTATATAATAGTGATATGGTACTTTATTATATGAGTTATTACCAGAAAAATAAAGAAGAACCTGAAAATATAATTGATAATAATATATTAAGTGATTATAGAAAAATAGGAAAATTGTTTGAAATAGGTGGAAGAAATAATGAAAGAATAAAAATATTAAAAGAGATAGTAATGGGAATAGAGCAAGAAGTAGTAATAAGTAGTAGATTTAATTTAGAAATAGAGTTTAATTTAGATGATTTTAAATCTTTGTTATTTTATATGGGACTTATGACAATAAAAAGAGTAGATGAATTTGGAGCAGTATATATAGGGGTTCCAAACTATGTAATAAGAGAATTATATTTTGAATATTTCAATAAAATAATAGAAGAAGAAGCAGATTTTAAAATAGATGATAGCAAAATTAGAGAAGCGATATTAGAAATAGCAAGAGATGGTAAAATTGATAAATTAATAAAATTAACAGAAAATATATTGCATAAACTATCAAATAGAGACTTCATAAAATTTGATGAAAAATATGTAAAAGTAATAATGTTAATGTATTTATATAAAAGTAATTTATATTTCACAAAGAGTGAATATGAGGTAGAAGATGGATATATAGATATAGTGTTGAAAAAAGGGACAATAGGACAGCCGAGATATTATGGAATGTTTGAATTGAAATATATATCAAAGAAAGATTATACAGAAGACTTATTAAAGAAAAAATTAGAAGAAGCAAAAGAACAATTAATGAAATATAAAGAATCAGAAGAACTAAGAAGTATGAATAATATGAAAAAATGGGCTTTGGTATTTGTAGGATCTGAATGTAAGGGAATGGAATGTATAAGTGATAATATGAAAAAAGATATTATGTAAAATTAAAAAAAGTCAAAATAATTACACGGAGAACACAGAGAAAAAGAAAAAGAACCACAGAGAAGAATATGAAAATATTGAAATAATTGACAATTAACAACTGGAAATGTATAATAAAAAAAGATTCAAGTAAATAGAGTTGGAGGTTTTT
Coding sequences:
- a CDS encoding AAA family ATPase codes for the protein MKKIAYGISNFKTIIEDGYYYVDKTKYIEMLENLNERYLIFLRPRRFGKSLFISLLEYYYDINYKENKLFDEFYIGNNPTKLKNSYYILKFNFSGINTKIEKETLEGFRTKVINGIKEFLIKNKFKMKIDEEKTATEIMSTFLTEVRALIDGKIYILIDEYDHFANELLGFNYNFYQNSVSSNGFVRKFYEVIKDGTGTGIVDRLFITGVSPITLDSMTSGFNIGSDITLDSDFNEMMGFTEEEVKKLANATIENYDIDANIDRLRDYYNGYKFNKKCKNRVYNSDMVLYYMSYYQKNKEEPENIIDNNILSDYRKIGKLFEIGGRNNERIKILKEIVMGIEQEVVISSRFNLEIEFNLDDFKSLLFYMGLMTIKRVDEFGAVYIGVPNYVIRELYFEYFNKIIEEEADFKIDDSKIREAILEIARDGKIDKLIKLTENILHKLSNRDFIKFDEKYVKVIMLMYLYKSNLYFTKSEYEVEDGYIDIVLKKGTIGQPRYYGMFELKYISKKDYTEDLLKKKLEEAKEQLMKYKESEELRSMNNMKKWALVFVGSECKGMECISDNMKKDIM